The Bubalus kerabau isolate K-KA32 ecotype Philippines breed swamp buffalo chromosome 8, PCC_UOA_SB_1v2, whole genome shotgun sequence genomic sequence CTATTCATTGAAAAACTCTTGAAACAATGAAGAATTCATAGCAGTGTGCACCCATAATACCTAGATTATGGTCTCTAATTCTCATTtctaatgcaaaagaaacaagagctctttaaaagcaaatttaagGTTTGCCTCAAATTGCAGGTTTGAGGCAGAAATACACAACTTAAACCTGGAATATCCTGTCTCACTAAAAACAAGAAAGCCATCAAAGCCTGTTTAAGGCATATCAAACCTCAGGAGTCAATTTGAAAAGACACCTTCTGATCACCTTTCTTCTTCTGGCCAGGAAATGGGATAATTTGAGTACTGATTAGAAGGAGCCCTGCTtctaactagaaaaagaagaaatgaagaaccccagggttggcagaggggaaaaaaaaaatcataaaaatcagagcagaaataaatgaaaaagaagcaaaggagactatagcaaaaatcaacaaactaaaagctggttctttgagaagataaataaaattgacaaactattagccagactcatcaagaaaaacagggagaagaatcaaatcaaccaaattagaaatgaaaatggaaaaatcacaacagacgacacagaaatacaaaggatcataagggactactatcagcaactatatgacagtaaaatggacaacttggaagaaacggatgaattctttgaaaagtataaccttccaaaactgaaccaggaagaaacagaaaatcttaatcaacccatcacaagcatggaaatcgaaaCTATAATCAAaagtcttccaacaaacaaaaacccaggaccagatggattcacaggtgaattctatcaaaaatttagagaggcgctaacacctatcctatcaAACTCtatcaaactcttccagaaagttgCAGGTAAAcagccaaactcattctatgaggccaccatcaccataacaccaaaaccagacaaagatgccacaaaaaaagaaaactacaagccaatatcactgatgaacactgatgcaaaaatcctcaacaaattctagcaaacagaatccaacagcatattaaaaagatcatatatcatgaccaagtgggctttatcccagggatgcaaggattcttcaatattcagaaatcaatcaatgtgatacaccacattaacaaattgaaagataaaatccatatgattatctcaatagatgcagagaaagtccttgacaaaattcaatacccatttatgattataaaaaaaaactctacagaaagcaggcatagaaggaacatacctcaacataataaaagccatatatgataaacacacagctaacattattctcaatggagAAAAATTGAAAGTTTTCCCCCTAAAGTCagcaacaagacaagggtgcccactctcacaactactattcaacatagttttggaaggttTAGcgacagcaatcagagaagaaaaagaaataaaaggaatccagatgggaaaagaagaagtaaaacttgcactgtttgcagatgacatgatcctctacatagaaaatcctaaagacaccaccagaaaattattagagctaatcaaagaatatagtaaagtttcaggatataaaattaatacacagaaatcccttacattcctatacactaacaataagaaagcagaaagagaaattaaggaaacaattccattcaccattgcaatgaaaagaataaaatacttaggaataaatctacctaaagaaacaaaagacctatatatagaaaactataaaacactgatgaaagaaatcaaagatgacacaaatagatggacaaatataccatgttcatggattggaagaatcaatatagtgaaaatgggtatactacccaaagcaatcgacagattcaatgtaatccctaccaggaactagaacaaataatttcacagtttgtatggaaatacaaacaatattgaatagtcaaagcaatcttgagaaagaagaatggaactggaggaatccacctgccttacttcagactatactacaaagctacagtcaccaagacagtatggtcctggcagaaagacagaaatatagatcaatggaacaaaacagaaaacccagagataaatctgcacacctatggacaccctatctttgacaaaggaggcaagaatatacaatggagaaaagacaatctctttaacaagtggtgctgggaatactggtcaaccacctgtaaaagaatgaaactagaacactttctaacaccatacacaaaaataaactcaaaatggattaaagatctaagtgtaagaccagaaaccataaaactcctagaggaaaacataggcaaaacactctccaacataaatcacagcaggatcctctatgacccatctcccagagtattggaaataaaagcaaaaataaatgggacctaattaaacttaaaagcttttgcacaacgaaggaaagtataagcaaggtgaaaagacagccttcagaatgggagaaaataatagctaatgaagcaactgacaaagaattaatctcaaaaatatacaagcagctcacacagttcaattccagaaaaataaacaatccaatcaaaaaatgggccaaagaactaaacagacatttctccaaagaagacatacagatggctaatgaacacatgaaaagatgctcaacatcactcattatcagagaaatgcaaatcaaaactacaatgaggtaccatctcacaccggtcagaatggctatcaaaaagtctgcaagcaataaatgctggagagggtgcagagaaaagggaaccctcttacactgttggtgggaatgcaaactagtacagccactatagagaacagtgtggagattccttaaaaaactggaaatagaactgtcatatgacccagcaatcccactgctgggcatacacaccaaggaaaccagaattgaaagaaacaaatgtaccccaatgttcattgcagcactgtttacaatagccaggacatggaatgtCCTAGATgtccaacctagatgtccatcagcagatgaatggataagaaagctgtggtacatatacacaatggaatattactcagctattaaaaagaatgcatttgaatcagttctaatgaggtagataaaattggagcctattatacagagtgaagtaactcagaaagaaaaacagcaatacagtatattaatgcatatatatggaatttagaaagacggtaatgatgaccctatttgtgagacagcaaaagagacatagatataaataacagacttttgggctctgtgggagaaggcaagggtgggatgatttgagagaatagcattgaaacatgtatattaccttatgtgaaacagatcaccagtccaagttccatgtttgaaacagggcactcaaacccagtgcactgggacaaccctgagggatgggatggggagggaggtgggaggggggttcaggatgggggacacatgtacacccatggctgattcatgtcaatgtatggcaaaaactactatAACATTGtgaattaattagcctccaattaaaataaataaataaatttttaaaaataaaaaaaaggaggccttctatttttctttgaagaatgGAAATACTTCAATTGTGTTTAAATAAATGAGGTCATAATGATACTAAATTTGGAGGAGGGAGGGCCATATTTGAATGTATTAATTTACCaactcattattttaataattggtaAAAGGAAGTAATCAAGCACTTATCCTATCTTTCCTATATTAGTCATGTCTTAGAGTAACTACATAATTGTTGAGAAAAAATTTTATATGGAAGGAATAGgttgaataataaataaaaagtgaatgaTAAAATCATAGTAACACTATTTTGAAAGTACTACTAAGTTAATGGATCCAAAATGGTCAGCAACAGCTGCTAACTCTCAAAAGGAGAAACAACCAGATATCATGTGCTTCCTAACACCACATGCAGAGTAACTTTGTCAAAAAAAGCAAACCAAGATGACATTAAACTTCTAGATACAAATACCAAttaactggaaatagaacagagGAACAAGTTAAACCATTAGGAGGCAATCAGCAAACTCCCAAACTCAGGACGCTATCCTGAGCAGTTCTTACCtataaaatagagagagagagagagagagagagagagaggactatAGATTAGGAAAGATTTAAGAGATATGTGAACTAATTGCAATTTATAAACTTTGTTACAATTCTGATTTCAACTAGTAAAGTGTATgggggctgctactgctgctgctgctgctaaatcccttcagtcgtgtccgactctgtgcaaccccagagatggcggcccaccaggctcccccgtccctgggattctccaggcaagaacactggagtggcttgccatttccttctccaatgcatgaaagtgaaaagtgaaagtgaagttgctcagtcgtgtccgactcttagcaaccccatggactgcagcccaccaggctcctccatccatgggattttccaggcaagagtactggagtggggtgccattgccttctccatgtatggGGGAGGGACCCATAAAACAGTGAGGACTATTTGAACACTGGAcattaatataaagaattattttattttatgttgcttTTAGGTGGAATAATAGCATAGTTCTTATATTTTTTTATCCTTTGTATAGACATGACAAAATATTTAGAGTTGAAATTATGTCTGAGATTTGCTTTGAAATAATCTGAGTTGTGGAGAAATACAAAGTGAAACTTGCAAATTGTTTCAAGTGGATGACTCTCTACTTTTGTACAAGTTTATAATTTtccatataaaaaattataaagagaaagaatagaaTGCCTCCTGTTGTGAGGCTAGGCATAAAGAaatgagatacacacacaaaaattcaaACATCAGGGTTACTTaagaaagaacaacaaataatagagaaaaaatcGTGGCTTCAAGTCCGTtgcaataaattatttcctttatgcACTATACTAAGAACATCAGAATCAACTGGAAAACATAGTGTTTACTAAGGAAAGGGGAGAACACAACATCACCCCAGATACAACAGTCATTTAGTCTTCAAGGCAAACCATGGGCTCATGAAAACCTGTGATATCTGTACAGAAGCTGTTTGCCTAATAGCCTTGTATTGATAATGACTGTCCAGTTAACATCTTTACTACACTTATTACACACACGAGAAATCTTAAAAGACCTTTAGTGACAAACAGGAATGAGCCTATACATATCTTAGGGGTTTCTCGAAGGTAACTATAGCTAGCTTGGAACAAAAGATATCCTAAAATGGCACTGATACGAAAGTTCTTCGTTCAATGCCACGTTTAAATGCCCGCGTCTCCAAAACGTAAAATAAATCTTTCATCCTTTGAAATCCTATGGGACTGGAAAGTCTTTTTgtattactggaaaaaaaaaaaaaaaaaaaaaacacgccaGTATTCTAGTTGATTTGAGAGAAGGTTGTTCTGCTCACGGAAAGATGTATCTCAGAAACACTTAAGATACTCTGCAGGGGGAAATGCAGCCCCCCCTTGAAGTTCTCCTTTCTTAGCCTGATTTCCGACAACATTTTAATATCTGAAGTTATTTGGCCATCCTTAGAAGTGCGACTTATCCTCTCACGGCACGAAAAAGTTGCCTAAGTCCGAGGAATGAGTCACTTTGCTTTGATGAGTAATCTCAGGTGTCATGGAACCTCGTTCCGAAGAAAGAGGGGAGGGGGCGTCAGATATGCCTACGGAAGAAGACAGGCCGCTGGGTATTGGATGGCGAGAACTCGATATTCCTATAATTGCGTCATTTCGAACCCAATTGGGTCCAGATGTTATGCGCACCGACGGATTACCGTCTCGGAAACTCTCAATCAGACGCAAGCGAAAGGAGAGGAGGCGGTTAATTAAATATTGAGCAGAAAGTCGCGTGGGGAGCGCGTCACGTGGGTCCCGAGACTCGGCAAGCCTGGGATAAATACCGGGCGGCAGCCAGCAGGCAAAAGAGCGCGCTGCTGACCTCCTCCATCCTTGCTGCGACCGAGAGAGTGCGCAGCGCCCCGCGAGTGCTCAGACCAGCAGAGGAACCTCCCGGGCAGGTCAGCTGCGGTAAGTGCCCGCGCGCTGTAGTGCGCGCTTTCCGCACCGCGCACCGCTCGGAGGCGGCGTCTAGCAGGGCTGGATGGGCTGCTGCTGCGGACAGCGGGGAAACACCCGGGGGGACAACTAGGGGGCTGCGAGGAAACGGGTATCCCAAGTGCTTTATCCCTCCTTGTCTTCCACCCGCACAGCCTCCTGGCTTGAAGGTATGGATTGATGGTTGGAAGCTGGGGATTTGGGGTCTAGGAAGAAGGGAATTTGAGAAGCTTTTAGGGCTTTTCTTACCTAACGTGCACATGCAGGACTTTAGCCCTTTAGGTGGGTTGCCTTGTTTCAATCTGCCCTGAGTCCTATCATGGAATCAAAAATTCTTTCCCCCCCCCTCTGCCTTTTATCCCTACTCTTCCCAGAAATCCAACATGAAAATCCTCGTGGCcttggcagtgatttttttcatCTCCACTCAACTGTCTGCAGAAGAAATCGGAGCCAACGATGATCTCAATTATTGGTCCGACTGGTCCGACAGCGACCAGATCAAGGTGAGACCCGTTCCCTAGATGGCCTGTGCCCTTCTTCACGGGTTTAGGAGCTGTCACTTACCACCATCCCACCATCACCCCCAGCGATAGCATCCTAGTTACCCTAGCGGGCTCCGGGATCACAGCCAGAGGCAGTGGGGCGCGCTGCGAGGGCTTGTAAAGGAACGTCATTCCCCTGGGTCCCGCAACCAAGAACCAAGTTTCCTCTCCATGGTCGGGACTCAGGAACTCTCTGGAGGAATAATACCCTCCCTAAGAATCCCGGGATCCTCACAAGACTGGAAACCTCACAAGGTTTCATCCCCTGGTAACGCGGATTTCGGGGATTAGTCCCGCTGCAAAAGGGCCCGGCGTTTGGAAACGCtgggcagagacagaggagaGCACGTCCGACGCAGGCAGAAGCAGGGGCAAGTGGCCAGTTGCTGGGGGCCTGGAGAGGCGCAGGTGGGTGGGAAGCTAACTTCCGGCCTTGACTTTTATTTTACTGACCTGAAGACGTAGCCGCAAGTTTTCCTTAGATTGCTCGCAGGCTGTTTGCGCGAGGGACCCACATGCAGCGGGGACAGTGAGAGTCACGCACTGCTAGTCGCTTCTAAAGCGCTGTCACCTTACCTACCACACCCGGCtagtccctcccctcctcccgccACACACACCTGTGTGCATTTAGGGCCGTGATAGGTCGCCGAAGCCAGCGCTTGAGATGACACAAAGTCCGGTAGCTGAGAGGCTGCTGAGTGAGGGTCCTGGTGCTGGGAGCAAAGAACGGAAAGCGCTCTCAGGGCGTGGAGGCACTGCGCGTCCCGCTAATGGCAAGGCTGGGCTAGCAGGAAGCGGAGGTGCAGGACAGCAACTGGGCGGGGAGGGGTGGAGAGAGGGAGCACCCAGGCTTGAGGAAGCTCGGCTTCCTCTCTCCTTGGAGCTGGTTCTCTAGTCCTGGCCTGGCCCCACCGCAGGGATTTGCCCAAGGCTGGAACGCACTCCGGAATTCCAGTGCCTCGAACTGGTTGCCTTTAGGCCCGATAATCCGTGTGTTTGTCCTCTAGGAGGAAATGCCCGAGCCCTTTGAGCATCTTCTGCAGAGAATCGCTCGGAGACCCAAGCCTCAGCAGTTCTTTGGATTGATGGGCAAACGGGATGCTGGTGAGATGGGCAGTCGtccctccctgtctctctgggcaacccacacacatacactcccACCCACGCTCTTAGCTGGTGCTCAGAGCACCCAGTCTCTCTTGCTCTATGAGCAGAGATTTCCAGTCTAAAAGGGGTATATCTCCTGGGGCGCGACTCTGGCCCTCACCTCACTAACACACATGTGCCCACGGAGGGAGGGAGatccatctgaaccaccaagaacAGGAACCAACCTTAGCTAAGTGCTTCCTTGTCCAAGGATCCAAACTCACAAGCAACAGGAAGGCTCAAGGTACTCAGTAGGTTCTCAGTGCTTGTGGAAAACTGACTTTAGATCACTGGGGTTAGAGTAGATTCAGCTGCCAGTGTCTTCTGATAGAAGAGTAATCTCCTTGAATTCATCACACCATCAGTGGAATGTGTGGTTAACGTCAATTTGTCTCTTGTCAGATTCCTCAATTGAAAAGCAAGTGGCCCTGTTAAAGGCCCTTTATGGTAAACATTTCtataaatctttattttactATTGTGAATGCACATGTGTGAAAATGAAGAAAGCCTTTTGTGGACTCAAATACAGATTCTTGATAATGCCTGTTGAATTGAAGAGATGTGtttgctctctctctcctgaGAATCAGAGGTGATGGACCTTGAATGCATGTCTCATAAGAAAACAAGAGACGTGGTATGGTCAGGCAATTATTAGCAGACTTCAGAAGTCTCACAGACCTCAGTTTGAATCTGTGGCCCATGTAAACCACTTAAAACTATTCCTTTTGCTAAaacattgcttttattattaataatttggtTAGCATTTATGGTTCTGCTATATTCCTCAGGATAGTACATGAATGAGAAATgttgcattattttaaaaatctatgttttataattctctttaaaaatgtagcTCCTTTTAAACAAATCTATTGTTTGctaattttatctttctttctatagGACATGGCCAGCTTTCTCACAAAAGTAAGTTCCAAATTATTTTGACATTTAtcaaatgcaaatatatattgaattcCATTTTATATAATATCTAATTTTCTGTTGTAATGTAGGACttgatatttttaattaacaCGATTTAAGAATGGAGGATACTCAATTACATCCAGAACATAATTGTTTAAAGTTCTGTTGTTTAAACATATCATACCTACCATAAAGATGCATTATATTAAAAATCCTTTAGCTCCCAGCTAAACTGTTgttgaattcctgacccacagaaactgagataataaatatttgttgttattttaaactgctaaagaaagaaaaaagaagaggaaaaaagggaaggagggaggagtcCTTTAATTCATACAAATTGTTAGTTTTAGGTAAGAATTTCAATCCTAGGGGTAAAAATCCATCACACATTCCTCTTCCCTCATTTTCACCCTGCCACTTCCActgcaaaaacaaaagcaaaaacaaaaattgaagcATTTATAGGCATCTCCAAGTTCATTTTAGTATGCTGGATTCAATGTTGACGTAATTTATTAGAGTAATCCAGCAGTCAGTTAAGAAGATAAAGTGAATGTCTGAGTAGAGAATCCATACTAAAGTAAAGACAGAAATGCATCAACAGTTTTGTGATCCCATGATGGGATGGGAGacctcagtccttccaagcaTAGCGAAACATTCTTAGGGCAGCCA encodes the following:
- the TAC1 gene encoding protachykinin-1 isoform X3; translation: MKILVALAVIFFISTQLSAEEIGANDDLNYWSDWSDSDQIKEEMPEPFEHLLQRIARRPKPQQFFGLMGKRDADSSIEKQVALLKALYGHGQLSHKMAYERSVMQDYERRRK
- the TAC1 gene encoding protachykinin-1 isoform X1, with the protein product MKILVALAVIFFISTQLSAEEIGANDDLNYWSDWSDSDQIKEEMPEPFEHLLQRIARRPKPQQFFGLMGKRDADSSIEKQVALLKALYGHGQLSHKRHKTDSFVGLMGKRALNSVAYERSVMQDYERRRK
- the TAC1 gene encoding protachykinin-1 isoform X4 — translated: MKILVALAVIFFISTQLSAEEIGANDDLNYWSDWSDSDQIKEEMPEPFEHLLQRIARRPKPQQFFGLMGKRDAGHGQLSHKMAYERSVMQDYERRRK
- the TAC1 gene encoding protachykinin-1 isoform X2 — protein: MKILVALAVIFFISTQLSAEEIGANDDLNYWSDWSDSDQIKEEMPEPFEHLLQRIARRPKPQQFFGLMGKRDAGHGQLSHKRHKTDSFVGLMGKRALNSVAYERSVMQDYERRRK